In Patescibacteria group bacterium, the genomic stretch TAAAATCGCAATTTGCTATAAATAATACATTCCTACGAAAAAGACCCTTATGCGGTTCCGTCCGCATCGGGGGCTTTTTTATTTATGGCAGGCTCCAAGATATTTTTCTGGTCCGAAAGATAGGCGATCGACACCCCGGTTCTTTTGATTAGAATAGAGCATCTTCCGGCACCATAAGGAGACAGTACGGCTAGCATCTTTTCCTTTTCCAACAGGAAAGAAATGAGGCCTGCATAATCGCCATCACTCGAAATCAGAACAGCTTTATCAAAAAGGCCTTCGTATGCGCCTCGCATCGTCTGAACCACAAGGTCAGCATCACAGTTACCCTTTACTCTTCCATCAATATCGTAAACGACCTCCTTGAAGACGAGAATGTACCCTTTCTCCTGAAGATCCCTGTATAGATTGGAGTATTTGGGGATAAGACCGAGAAAAAGATACGCATTTTGAACGGAGTACTTCTCGCGAAGCCAGATTCTCAGACGACCATAATCAAGTTCCCAGCCGAGATGATCAGCTCCCTTGCGAAGATTTGCACCATCGATAAATGCGGCATTATTTGGTTTCTGTGTATTTTCTGGCGACATGCACCGTCGATTATACAGAGCAGGAGTGGTCAAAAACAAGCAAAATCTTTAGAAAGATTTCATCGGTTTTGAAACGAGGCTTCAGGCAGGCCGCAGCGCGCCAAAATTCGACACTCATTTCGTCACGGTCGACTCTTAGCCATCCTGTACAGACCCATCCCCCTCCTACACCCCCAACCTCCTCACCATCTCCAGACAATCCTCATACGCCTCGGCCTTGCCGCCGATGAATTCGTTGAAGCCAAACTCCTCAATATCCTCGCTCTCCCACAGCCCTTCCTTCCAATACGCGCGATACACCTTGGCCTGCCCAGCGATGTATTCCTCGAGGGACTCACCGGTGATTTTCTCAATAAAACCCTTCGCGAGCAGACGTGTCGTGTCCGTGTCGAGATGTTGTAGGTTTTCTTGGAGAAAGAAGGAGTGAACATGCCCATCTTCCCCTGCCCGGCCCATCACCCGAAACGGAAAATACCAACTCCGGTGAGTATTGAGATACTTCAGTATTTTTGTCGCCAATTCACGACTGATTTCCATTCCCCGATCTTTGATCGGAATGGAGAGGGTGTCAAGCTATTGACCATTACCTCGACATAGAAGGTGCGGTGAAATGGGATGACGTTGGAGTGGCGCGAGCGAGAGGGCACGGGAGGAGAAGGGGGTCATTTCAACAAAAAAGAATAATTTTATTTTAATTGTTTTTTATAAGAAATATATTGATGCAGTAAACCTGCAATGGCCTGGTTCATATTCTCAACAATTGCGACAATGTCGCTAAAATGGCTTTGTCCGGGATCAATCGTGAGATGCTCTTTTAAATATTCTTGCACAGCAGCATCACAATAATAAAAGCGTGTATCTTCCATTCTACTGCCAATAGAATAGTAGGCTTTTTGATTGGCGGATGTCTTTTTTTCTTCATTAAACTTTTTCAAAAAAGACGCGGGGATTTCTTTTCTCGATTTAGAATAGTGAAATACAATATTACCTCGAACTCTAGCGACTTTTGATAAAAAGTCTTGGCTCGAAGTATCTTTACTAAAAGTTATAGTTAATATTTCAGACCACGGCTTCTTCATCTTTTTATCGAGCTGCTTTTCGAACAATTTAAATCTTGGATGATTCAGGACTTTTTCATTTTCTCTTAAAAATAAGATGAACTCACTTATTAATCCAATTATCAATCTGCTAATCTGTAGATTTAATCCACTGAACTCACCAAGATGAGCTGAGGTTGTCTGACCAACAGACTCTTCCTTCGACAAAGGTCGGTAGGTATTTTTGAGTAAGTTGGAGAAAAATAATAAACCTTTTAAGTCGTTAAAAATCACACCAAGCATTAGAAAAAAGTTATCCAACTCAGTTTGATTGTCTTTATCGAGAATCTTTGACGGAACAATTCCTTCGTATTTTCCTTCAAATTCTTTCATTCAATTATTTTAGACGAATGAATGGAGCGACTCTCCCAACCTCTTAATCACCCCCACCACCAATGCGTTTCCCATGATAAAGGCTCGCTTCGTGTCAGGTGCCACCGTACCCCCCACCATAACCTTAGTGTGGTTATCTGGAAACATGTTCAGGCGTTCAAGCTCTACCGGCATCAAGCGACGCAATCGTCCAGACTTGGTCTTGATGACATGCTTGAAACGAGACGGTGAACTTCCGCCTTCGCCGGTCACAATAGTACGAGAAGGCTTCTCCAGCGGGTCAGGAAAGACCATTGGGCCCTCCGAGTAATGATACTCGTAACCACTCTTCGACTTTCTCTCCTCTTTCTTTCCGCCCTTCAAATATTTCCACTGCTTCAAATCAGAATCCTTGATATAGAACTCAGCCGGAATCTTAGCCTCATCGTGCTCAACAACATCTTTTAATAAAATCCTCTTACCTTTGTAATCCGGTGCCGTCTTTACCGTATAAACCTCTCGATCAATCATTACGCCAGAATTTTCAAACGGGCTTGCTGATGGTTTTTCGGCAGAAAAATTCTCTGAGACCTTCTTCAGGTCGCCCTCAATAGAAAATTGCTCAAGCTCAGAAACGGTCTTTTCCGTAATCGGAAAAGCTCTAGCAATAGTTCCACTCTTTAGAATCCAGTTCTTGATGGACTTTTCCTTCTTTATCGCTGAGTAAGGCACGGTTCCCTTCTTATATCCCAAGATAAACACTCTTCTTCTCCTCTGAGGCATGCCGTAGTCAGCAGCATTGACGACTCTCCATTCGACGATGTATCCAAGGTCAGCAAGCGAAGCAAGCATGACAGCAAAATCTCGACCTCGTTGAGAAGCTGGTGACTTCAGGAGTCGGTCCACATTTTCGAGCATCAAAAAGTTCGGGGCCTTCTTTCCCTTGTTCTTCAAGATGTTAAAGATGGACCACCATAGGACACCCTTCTTTCCATACAGACCTTTCGACTGTTGCAACGTGGTAGCAACGGAATAATCCTGGCAAGGAAAACCACCAACAAGTAGGTCGTGGTCAGGAATCTGCTTGAAGTCGTTCGCAATGACTTGTTGTATATCTTCACAAGAGTGGCCCTCCTTGCCGAACTTATGGATGTAGATATCCGAGGCGTGCTGCGTGCTCGCTCCAGGCTCCCATTGGCTACTCCAGACCATTCCGTAGGCATTGCCACCCTTTACGGCTTCCAAGCCAAGCCGGAATCCACCCACACCCGCAAACAGCTCGACGACCTTTAGTTTTTTCATTCCGTGATTATAGCAAGAGCCAGTAAATCGATCAAGTCGTTTTTGTTTCCTAATTTTCTATCGCTTTTTCGATGTATTTTGCGTTGAGCCAGAAACATTTCTTCATCTCCTTGGTTCCCTGAGGAGTTTCGACAGTATCGGAAGAATCCTTGCCGTGCGGGCGGACGTGAACAATGGAGCTATCCTTCATTTTTGGCAGGTCCTCGTATCGCCCCTCATTTATTGCATCAATAGTCTTCTGCCACACCCTCTCTGCCTCTGACAAGTCTTTCATCGGGAAGTTCCAGAACATAGTCTTTCGCAAAATGATATCGTCAGAGTCTTTCACCTTCTGAAATACAACGAAGAGAAACTTTTGCGTTTCTAGAAGAGCGTGCAGGTCAGCCATCTCCTCTGTGTCATCATCCTGCCAAACCTGAGTGACCAGGTCCTTATAGTCGAATGCGGGGAATGAAATAGACTCACGGAGAGTTCCTGTATGTTCAAGCGTTAGCACCTTGAGAGTCACGTTCGCCTTTTCGAGTTCCTCGATTTTATTTGACTCAACACCAAAAATCCGGTTCACCAAGATTCGCTTGTAATTCTTTGATTCGCCAACAGACTTCCAACCTAATACTGCTGCTATTTCTTTATCGGTCTTACCGATAAAGGGTGCGAATTCCTCATGAACCACAGCTTCGATTGTCTTCGCTTTAACTTTTTTTGCTCGTGCCTTCTCCAACAGTGAGTCCGCCTCCGTTTTGTTCCCCAGGAGATCTCGTTGAATTAGGTAATTTAGATATTGTTGCTTGAAAGAAAAAGCTCTTGGCTTCGCTGGAATACGTGAAGTCGGCTGATCTCGAAGGATACGGCTATTCTGTGCCTTAGTACAAGCCCCGAGATAGTACGTATCCCCCTCTGAAAGTAAGTGGGCTTCACCGGCTTTTATCTTTGCGACAATGAACTCCCAATCCCTCTGGATTTGCAAGATATCGTCAGCGGAAATATCGTTCACATTCAACAAGTCGAGTTGTTTAATGAACTTGAACTCGTGATCAACGATACTCTGTCCTTGCATATGAAGATAGAACATCAGGAGTAAGAACTTGTTTTTCTCTAGAAAAGAACTGCTCCGCCAGACCTCTTTTATCACCTCGTCATAATCAATCATTGAAAAAACGAGTCTCTCCTTCGAAGTGTATTTTCTGGTTGGGTGTTTCTTAAGAGGATTGGTCTTTAGCTCGACGCCGGCAAGGTAAAAATCAGCCTCGTTCTTATTGTCCGGCTCTTTACCAAAGACATAACGTTGAATGTAAATACCGAGCAACCCCTTCATCTTTGAACCATACCTACTCACTTCCGCCTCGACAGAACCTATCTCATTCTTAGGAATAATGGAACGTAGATTCTTCTTGAGTATCTTCTGTGCGGCCGCAAACACCTCTTCCTTGGTCTTGAATTCTGTATTATTCATCTTGGTTTATATGATACTTTATTATGCTCAAATATGCATTTTTGGTCACAATAACATGATCAGTGAGATGAATATCAAGTATTTTGCCAGCATGAACAAGCTTCTTGGTCATTTCAATGTCTTCTCCGGAAGGCTGCGTGACTCCGGAGGGATGGTTGTGAGCCACGATAACACTCGCGGCACGTAAAGTGATGGCTGGTTCAAATAATTCACGGGGGTGAGCAAGGCTTGCGTTGAGCGTACCAATCGAGATGACCTGTCTCTCTATTAGACAGTCCTGTGTGTCGAGATAGAAAGCGACGAAATGTTCCTTTTTCGAATCTTTTATGTCCGAACAGAGTTTCCAGACATCAGTAGGAGATAGTACTTCCGTTTTCTGAACGGTAAAACGGTCCGTTAGTTCAAGGATGGATAAAACCTGAGCCGCCTTCGCCTTACCCAATCCCCTAATCGATAAAAGATGCTCGAGGCCAATCTTTTGCTTACCGATCTCGGAGATAAGCTCCAGTATCTTTTTTGAAAGCTGCAAGACATTCGAACCTTGGATACCGGAACCGAGAACTACAGCAAGAAGCTCTTGATCGGTGAGTCTTTTGACGCCATACTTCTGCAATTTCTCACGAGGAAGGTCGACCTTTGGTAGTGACATCATTTTCATACGTTCAGAAAGTATGTCACTTCCGATACGAAAAAAGAAGCGAAATCTTTATTAAGATTTTATCGATTTTTAAACAAGCCTTATTTTCTCTAGCTTTCCCGACAATCTTTTACTCGAAAAATAGCACTCCCGCATTGCGAAAACCCTCCACCCGAGTCGTCTCAGTGCCTGGATATTTCGTTTATCTCTCTTTATGTTCCTCTCGAACTTTTTCCTCCAAAATGCTTGGTTATGTTTAGGCAGCGGTAATTTAAACCTCGAACACGCATACCAGAAACAGCCATGGACGAAGACGACAATAACAGCTAACCATTCTCTAATTCGAATAGCTGGTCATCACTTAAATCAAGTACCCCTCGACAATCCAAAAGTTGCATACGTAGCTCTTCTCGTTTAAGCAATTCTTCCGGGTCAATATGCTGAGGGGTCATCTTTTTCCCAGACACATAATTCCCAACTATAATTCTGGTTTTCTGGTCAAGTTCCAGGTACTCTTTATACAATTCCTCACAACGTGTTTTTTTGTCAGACATGTTTTTATATTTTCTCGGAAATATGTTCTATGGCATAGACGACAGCTCTGAACGTTTCAAGATTATCTCGCACTTCCTTTCTTGTTATTGGTCTAACCTTGCCGTGATGCTTATTGCCATAGTATACATCATTTCTGTGAACAATTGAGTCTCGGCGTTCTGCCATAGTGGCAACTATCCCTCTAACATCCGCCCTTCTACCCTTCTTTTTCCTACCCGGCTTTATTGAAAGAAACTTATTAACCTGTTTCCAACCATCATTAATTTCCATCATTGAAAAGGCCATTTGAATTGACTCAGGTTTTTGAAAGGTAACAGAACCAAGAGACTCTTCTAAAAAATTTATCAATCTTTTGGTCGGATCTTTCTGAATAATCAGATTGGTCAATTCCTTGTAACCATCCTTATCTTTAAATTTACCCCTTATTCTTTCCACGCACCTTTCCGGAACTCGTTTTTTATGATGAATTATCTTGGTAATAATCTCGATGGTACGTTTATGGATATACGCATCCAAAGCGGCGACGGTAAAAACAATTACGGCTCGAAGCAAATCAGCAGTCACCCCCTTGGAGGCAGGTCTTCCAATTGGAAACTTTTCCTCATGAAGCTTTAGCAGCTCTTCGGAACGCTGTATATTGAGAATGAAAAATTCAATAGCTCTCATAGTTTTAAGCCCTCTTCTTCCTCCTCACCTCCGTCACCCGTTTCGCTGCGGCGGCGCGCTCCTTTCGGTCGCCCTTCACCACAGCCCCAATCCGCTCCTCCAGTGCCTTCACTTCGTCGCGCAAAATAGCGGCCGTTTCGAAATCCAACACCTTCACGGACTCCTCCATTTCGGCTTCTTTGCGCTTGATCACCTTGCGAATCAGCTTTTCGGCCTCCGCAGCATCGGTCACACCAGCAAACTCCGCCTCGTCCACCGCGAGCAAGCCCTTCACCGCCTTGGCATGGTCGGTCTGGATCTGGTCGGTGATGTCTTTGATCGCCTTGATAATCGTCTGCGGCGTGATGCCGTGCCTGGTGTTGTATTCTATCTGCAGGGCACGACGACGCGCCGTCTCCTTCATCGCCCGCTCCATCGAACCGGTGACCTCGTCGGCATACAAAATCACGCGGCCAGCCGT encodes the following:
- a CDS encoding NYN domain-containing protein, whose amino-acid sequence is MSPENTQKPNNAAFIDGANLRKGADHLGWELDYGRLRIWLREKYSVQNAYLFLGLIPKYSNLYRDLQEKGYILVFKEVVYDIDGRVKGNCDADLVVQTMRGAYEGLFDKAVLISSDGDYAGLISFLLEKEKMLAVLSPYGAGRCSILIKRTGVSIAYLSDQKNILEPAINKKAPDADGTA
- the dcm gene encoding DNA (cytosine-5-)-methyltransferase, whose protein sequence is MKKLKVVELFAGVGGFRLGLEAVKGGNAYGMVWSSQWEPGASTQHASDIYIHKFGKEGHSCEDIQQVIANDFKQIPDHDLLVGGFPCQDYSVATTLQQSKGLYGKKGVLWWSIFNILKNKGKKAPNFLMLENVDRLLKSPASQRGRDFAVMLASLADLGYIVEWRVVNAADYGMPQRRRRVFILGYKKGTVPYSAIKKEKSIKNWILKSGTIARAFPITEKTVSELEQFSIEGDLKKVSENFSAEKPSASPFENSGVMIDREVYTVKTAPDYKGKRILLKDVVEHDEAKIPAEFYIKDSDLKQWKYLKGGKKEERKSKSGYEYHYSEGPMVFPDPLEKPSRTIVTGEGGSSPSRFKHVIKTKSGRLRRLMPVELERLNMFPDNHTKVMVGGTVAPDTKRAFIMGNALVVGVIKRLGESLHSFV
- a CDS encoding Sau3AI family type II restriction endonuclease: MNNTEFKTKEEVFAAAQKILKKNLRSIIPKNEIGSVEAEVSRYGSKMKGLLGIYIQRYVFGKEPDNKNEADFYLAGVELKTNPLKKHPTRKYTSKERLVFSMIDYDEVIKEVWRSSSFLEKNKFLLLMFYLHMQGQSIVDHEFKFIKQLDLLNVNDISADDILQIQRDWEFIVAKIKAGEAHLLSEGDTYYLGACTKAQNSRILRDQPTSRIPAKPRAFSFKQQYLNYLIQRDLLGNKTEADSLLEKARAKKVKAKTIEAVVHEEFAPFIGKTDKEIAAVLGWKSVGESKNYKRILVNRIFGVESNKIEELEKANVTLKVLTLEHTGTLRESISFPAFDYKDLVTQVWQDDDTEEMADLHALLETQKFLFVVFQKVKDSDDIILRKTMFWNFPMKDLSEAERVWQKTIDAINEGRYEDLPKMKDSSIVHVRPHGKDSSDTVETPQGTKEMKKCFWLNAKYIEKAIEN
- the radC gene encoding DNA repair protein RadC; the protein is MKMMSLPKVDLPREKLQKYGVKRLTDQELLAVVLGSGIQGSNVLQLSKKILELISEIGKQKIGLEHLLSIRGLGKAKAAQVLSILELTDRFTVQKTEVLSPTDVWKLCSDIKDSKKEHFVAFYLDTQDCLIERQVISIGTLNASLAHPRELFEPAITLRAASVIVAHNHPSGVTQPSGEDIEMTKKLVHAGKILDIHLTDHVIVTKNAYLSIIKYHINQDE
- a CDS encoding HEPN domain-containing protein, which translates into the protein MRAIEFFILNIQRSEELLKLHEEKFPIGRPASKGVTADLLRAVIVFTVAALDAYIHKRTIEIITKIIHHKKRVPERCVERIRGKFKDKDGYKELTNLIIQKDPTKRLINFLEESLGSVTFQKPESIQMAFSMMEINDGWKQVNKFLSIKPGRKKKGRRADVRGIVATMAERRDSIVHRNDVYYGNKHHGKVRPITRKEVRDNLETFRAVVYAIEHISEKI